In Myxococcales bacterium, the DNA window GGCAAGGGCGGCGCAGGGTCTGGCGGCGCGGGCGGCATCTCCGTGCCTATCGTCTACAAGGGCACGAAGCCCGGAGGTGACGCCACCCTCACCTTCGGTACCCCAGGCACCGCCGGCCTCGGCGGCGCGCCGGGAGTGAACGACGGCCCTATGGGACTCGCGCAGAACGAGCTCGAGGTCCCGTGACGCGGGGAGCGGCGAGGGTTGCCGAGCGCGCCTCGCCGCACCACGGGCTCTGCGTCTCCCCCTGTCCGCTCGGAGGCTTCGCGCACGTGGGTGTGCGTGACGCTACGAGGGAAAGCGAAGCCGAGAACGGACGTTGGGGGAGACCGACACGATGGCGAAAGCGACACGAGGCGATGGCATGAAAGGACGGAACGAATCGGACGGAGCGCTCAGGAGGCGAGCCGGGCTTTCGCCTTCGTGGCGAGCGGGGGCACCCCTGCTCGTCGGGCTCGTCGTGGTGCACATGGCCTCGTGTGTCGGGGATGATCCGGTGGCCGTGGTGGCCGATGGCGGGGCAGACGTGAGCGCTCCGGATGGGGCGAGCGACACGTCGACGGATGCGACGACGGATCGGGATCCGCCTCCTCCGGGCTGTGACACGCCGACGGAGCCCTTGAAGAACCCCGAGAAATGCTTGGTAGATTCGTTTGGGGTTTTCGTGTCGCCTTCGGGAGATGACGGGAACGCAGGGACGAAAGAGAAGCCGCTGAAGACGATCGGGAAGGCGCTTCAGAGTGGGCGTGGACGAGTCGTGGTGTGCGAGGGCGAGTTTTCCGGTTCGCTCGACATCACGACGGCAGTGGAGATCTACGGCGGCATCTCGTGTGACTTCAAGAAGGCCGGAGCGAAGCCCAAGGTGCTCGCGTCGAAGCCTGGCTACGGGATCAAGGTCGAGAAGGTGGCGGGTGCGGTGATCCTCGCGGACCTCGATGTCGTCGGCATGAACGCCGCGGCGCCCAGCGAGAGCAGCGTCGGGGTGTTCGTGACGGAGAGCGCGAACGTGAAGCTGCTTCGGTCGCGGGTGGAGGCAGGAGACGGCGCGGATGCGCCTGCTGCGCGAGACGGGAGCTTCACGCTTGCCGCACGCGCACCGGATGGTCAGATGGCCGTCGCGAACACCGGCGGCGCGGCGGGAGACACCGGGGCCTGCCCGGGTGGCGGGTCGAGCAAAGGTGGCAAGGGCGGGGACATCGGACTTGAGGGGCAGGACGGCATGCCTCGGCCACCGGGCGGAGCCAAAGGGCCGGCGACTGCCGATTGTGCAGTCACGGGAACCGGATTCGGTGGCACCCCCGGCACACCGGGAATGGACCGCGCCGGGCAACCCCGGTCGCCACCCTGACCTCGACGGGCCTCACAGGTAACAAGGGCCAAGACGGCGCGTCCGGCAGCATCGGAGGCGGCGGAGGTGGGGGCTACGGGACGGCGGGAGCCGGGGGTGGAGGCGGAGCGGGAGGCTGCGGCGGGCAAGGCGGGTTCGGGGGCGGCGCGGGCGGCTCCAGCATCGCGGTGGTGTCCTTCTCGAGCACGGTCGCGCTCGAAGCCACGGAGCTCGTGGCCAAGGTCGCGAAGCCTGGCGGAGTCGGCGGCAAGGGCCAAATCGGCCAGGCTGGGGGATTCCGTGGCAACGGCTCTGGCGGTGCCTGCCAAGGCGGAAACGGCGCGAAGGGCGGCGACGGCGGCGGCGGCGGCGGCGGCGCGGGCGGCATCGCGGCTGGCATCGCGTGGGCCGGTGGCAAAGAGCCGACCAAGGACGCCACGACCAAGATCACTCGGCCGACGGGCGCAGGCCCCGCGGGTGGCGAAGGCGGTGCCGGAGCGAGCAACAAGGGCGTGGACGGCGTGCACGCCGACGTGTTCGAGGTGAAGTGAAGTAGTTTGTCTTGAAAGAGCGAGGCCCACCTGGGTCTCGCTCGAGGCGAACTTAGATTCTGGCCCATTGTCCGGGGACGGGCAGATCCTGGTGGCCGACCACGAGCTAACTTAGGGAGCTCCGTTCAGGTAACCCAAACATTCATGCCGGTAAACTCCTTCACCTGCCGCTCGACCTCAGCTCGTGTCGCGGCGGGCCACTTCATCGATTCTTGGTGGTTGACGATGATTCCGTCCGGCTCGACTTCAATGAAAAAGCCTGCCGGGTCTAGTTGAGCCGCTTTCGCGGCGACCGCAATGATTCGACGATCGTTGTTCCTGAACTTTGTCACTGATGTCACCTTTCTGAACGGAGAGCTGCGCTCGACGTTTTCCGTCGCGATGCCATGACCACTTTCGTGTGGCAGTTTGACGCTCCTAGCGAGTAGACCCAGAAGTGGAAGCCGAGCGCCGGAATCTTCCCACTCCAAAGGACTACACTGCGACACCGGGGCGGGGTGTGTGAGCGGAGATTAGCTGACCACTGTCGGTGCGCAAGTGCGCTCCTTGTCGTCTCGGTGCTGCCGGGAAATCGGGATGAGCGGAGCCGATAGGGCAGCCGGGCGATGGGCCCGCGACTGATTCCGGAGGGGGTGGGCGGAGCGGGAACGAGCACGAGGACGGACGCTGAAGCGCCGTGAGCGACCCAACCCGCCCACGGTTTCGCGAGCGGAGGTGGGATGACGGAGGAAGGGCGCCCTTCGGGCGCCCTTCCTCCCCTCACCCGAGGGCCGCGCGAATGCGCACGAGCACCGCGGGCAGCGCGCGCTCGACGTGCCACGCTTTGACGCGGAGCACCCGCACGCCGTACCGCGCGAGGTACGCGTCTCGCTCGCGGTCGCGCCACTCGCGGCCGACGTGGGACGTGCCGTCGACCTCGACGACGAGCCGCGGCTCGGGGGCGAAGAAGTCGACGATGGTGGCCCCGAGGACGACTTGGCGCCGGAATTTGACGCCGAGCCTTCGCCCACGCAGCGCCTCCCACAAGATGCGCTCCGACGCGGTGGGGTGACGCCGCGAGTGCTGCGCGCAGGGCGTAAGGAAGTTGCGCTCGTGACGAAGTGACGGAAAGAGAAACCGCATATGGACCTCCGGGCCGGCGAGAGCGCCGGCTTCGTGCCCACCGGCGCAGACGCCGTGACAGCGGCGAAGATCCGCCTCGCGACGCACCGAGCTGCCGCTGGCGCGGCGTGTGCGCCACAGCACGCAGCCGGCGCTCTCGTTGGCTCGGAGGGCGAGGGAGCTCGCGGCTAACGATGGCGAACGTGCTCTCTAGGCCAAGGTGCCCCCACTCGCAGGTGCTCTCCGCGCGAAGGTGCCCCCACTCGCAGGTGCTCTCCGCGCGAAGGTGCCCCCACTCGCAGGTGCTCGGCCTACCGGCCTGCGCGCCTGCGGTCTCCCCCAAGTGTCGAGCTCCGCTCGCCACGGGGGAGACGCAGAGCTCGTGACGCGCACGGCCCCCTCGAGCGAGCCACGAGGGTCGCGGGCTCTTCACCTCCCCTATCCGCTCGCAGGCTTTGCGCAAGCGAGTGAACGCGACGTGACGTGGAGAAGCAAAGCCGAGAACGGATTTTGGGGGAGGTGTCGGGCGCGCAGGCCGCTAGGCCGAGCACCCGGCGGTGGGGGCACCCCTTCTCTCGCTCTCGCTCTCGCTTTCGGCCGAGCACCCGGCGGGGGGCCACCGTCCCCCAAGCTTACATGAGTGTAGTCTACACGTCTCCCCCCGCATGTTCCCTTGCCGGCGCCGGCCGAGGTCGATAGCTTCGGCGCATGCCGCTCTCGAGGGGTATCGCTCGCTTCGTGATCCTCGCCGTCGGGCTCGGCGCGTGCGGCGGCGCGACCGCGGTGGACGCGACCGACACCTCGGACGCGAGCACCCCCCAAGACGCGAGCGCCGGCAGCACGGTCGACGCCTCGACCCCCGACGCACCCGTCGACGCCGGCCCGGCCGCGCGCGCGATCGTGACGGTGCATGGCGGCGCGGCCGCGGGCTGCGTGACGGTCCCGCCGATGACCGTCGGGGATTTCGGGGCTCCCGCGGGAGGCGTGCCCGCGAAGTCCGTGGCGAACGACGAGCGCGTCGACGGCAAGCGCGTCGGCGTCGCGTGCCGTGTCGCGGCGCTCTCCGATGGCTTCGAGATCGACGCGACCGTGTCGATCGAGGGAGGGCCGCGGCTCACGCTCACCGGCAAGACCGACCTGAAAGGCTCATCGTCGGCGACCGTCTTCTCCTTGGCGCAAGAGCGAACGTGGAAGTCGCCGACCTGCAAGCTCGACGTGTCGGGCATCTCCCCACAGGGCGGCGCGGCCTCCGGACGCTACTGGGGGCTCGTCACCTGCGCGGGAGCCACGAGCGATCTCGGCGCCACGTGCGACATCTTCGGGCAAATCCGTCTCGAAAACTGCCGCCCCTGACGCGAGGCATGGGTGTCTTCACCCGGTCGCACGCGACGCGCCCGCAGCGCTCGAGGGCGCCACGCCGCGCCGCGGGCTCTGCGCCTCCCCCTGTCCGCTCGCAGGCTTCGCGCAAGCGAGTGGACGCGCCGTTACGCGGAGAAGCGAAGCCGAGAACGGACTTTGGGGGAGGCCGCGGGCGCGCAGGCCGTTAGGCCGAGCACCCGCGGGTGGGGGCACCCCTTCTCTCACTCTCGCTCTCTCCCTCTCCCCCTCACGCCTTCGCGATGGCCGGACCCGAGGGCGCCGCTTCGATCAAGTGGCGCGAGGAGGGCGAGCCGGGGGGCGGCGCGAGGATGCCGTCGTCCGTGAAGAGGCGGAGCTCGTCGGACACCTTGCGCAGGTACTGCTGCTTCACGTGGAAGGGCAAAAACGCGCTCTTGAAGCCCGAGAGCACGATGGCCTTCAGGTCCTCGAGGGTGAACCCGAGGTGTGTGTGACAGAGGTAGAGCTCTTTGCTCACCGTGGTGTCGGTCACGAGGCGGTTGTCGGTGTTGACCGTGACGCGGAGCCCGAGCGCTTTGTAGAGCTTCAGCGGGTGGCTCGGCAGATCGCGGATGGCGCCGGTCTGCACGTTCGACGAGGGGCAGCACTCGAGCGCGATGCGGTGATCGTTCACGTAGTGGAGGAGATCGCCGTTCTCGCGGAGGCGGCACCCGTGCCCGATGCGGTGCGCTCCGCACACGTGGATGGCTTGCGCGATCGACTCGGGGCCGTAGGCCTCGCCCGCGTGGATCGTGACGTTGATGTTGTTGTCGCGCACGAGCTGGAAGGCCGTGCGGTGGTGCTTGGCGGGGTTGTCGTACTCGGCGCCGGCGAGGTCGAACCCGACGACGCCGCGGCCCTTGTAGGCCACCGCGAGCTCGGCCATCTCGAGGGAGCTCTCGGGCGAGACGTTGCGGATGCCGCAGATGATGACGGCCGACTCGATGCCGAAGCGCTCTTGCGCGGCGCGCAGGCCCTCGAGCACGGCTTCGACCACCGCCGTGAGCTTGAGCCCGCGCTGCGTGTGGAGCATGGGCGCGTACCGCACCTCCATGTAGCGGACGTTCTCGCGGGCGGCGTCCTCGGCGAGCTCGTAGGCGATGCGGGTGAGCGCGTCGGCGGTCTGCATCACGCGGAGGGTGACGTCGAACGCCTTCAGGTACTCGACGAGCGAGCCGCAGTTGCGACCGAGGTTCATCGCCTTGCGGAGGCCGTCCTCGTCGGACGCGGGGAGGACGATCTTCTCTTTGTCGGCGAGCTCGAGGATGGTCGAGAGACGAAGCGAGCCGTCGAGGTGAACGTGGAGGTCCGTCTTGGGGAGCTTCTCGATGAGCTCGAGCGAGAGTGTCTTCGTCATGGCGGACGCTTAGCACACTCCGGCCTCGTGACGTCGCGCCCGAATGACCCTCGACACGACGCCGCGCAGCATCCGCAACCACTGAACACGACGAGGATTTTCGCCATGGCACGCGCGCGCTGAACACGGGAGCAGACCCTCAGCGTGAGCCCCGCACGGAGAAGCGGTCGCCGTCCGTCTCGAACACCACGGTGCCCTCGAGGTCCGTCCGGTGGACCGCGAGCGGCCGCGCGGCGAACGTCGCGAGGGTCTGCACGTGCGGGTGGCCGTAGCGGTTCCTCACGCCACACGACACGACCACGTGGCTCGGGGCGACCGCGTCGACGAACGCGGGCGTCGAGGACGAGCGGCTCCCGTGGTGGCCGACCTTGAGCACGTCGGCGCGGAGGGACGCGCGCGTCGCCTCGCGTTTCACGAGGTCCTCTTCGGTGGTGTGCTCGGCGTCCCCCACGAAGAGCACCGACCGCGCGCCGTACGTGATGCGGAGGACGAACGAGTTGTCGTTGGTGCCGCGCGCGCTCGAGGGCCCGGGACATGGCGCGAGGACCTCGAAGATCGCGCCACCTACGTCGTGCTTTCCGCACAGCGAAGGAGGGCGCCTTACGATGGTCCCTCGCGCACGGAGCGCCGAGAGCGTCGCGGCATAGACGTGGGGGCCGAAGGGCGAAGCGCTCGGCTCGGACGACTCGACCTCGCCCGTATCCCACGCCTCGTCGACGCGCAGACCCGCGGTGGCCTCGGCGAGGCCCAAGAAGTGATCGGGGTGCGGATGCGAGATCACGACGGCCGCGAGCCGATCGCGACGGCGTGCGCGGAGGAGCGGCGCGAGCACACGCTCGCCGGGGTTCGTCGGGCTCCCCACGAGGCCCCCGGCGTCGATCAAGACAGCGTCTCCGCTCGGCAAATCCACGAGGGCCGCGTCCCCCTGGCCCACGTCGACGAACGTCACCCGGAGCACGCCCACCGGGGCCCCTTGGCGGCGCGCGACGACCTCCGAGACGAGGCCGACGAGCACGGCACCGACGAGGGCCACGGAGCGAAGGCGTGGCGCGACGACGGCGTCGTTCGCGCGTGGCCAGAGACCGACGAGGAGCCACACGGCCGCCACCGCCCCGAGCTCGGCGTCGGTCGGGCGGGGCAGCGCGATACGGCCGAGCCGGCTCGACGCCGTGGCGTGGGCGAGCGCGCGGACCACCACGAGCGCGCCACCTCCCGCGAGCGCGGCGCCACGCTCGGCCGCCGGGAGCGGAGAGAGCAGGGCGTGCCCGAGGCAGAGCGGCAGCGCGGCGACCTCGCCGACCGGGACGGCGACGAGGTTCGCGACGAGCCCCCCGAGAGAGATGGCGGGCCCCATGCGGAGCAGGATCGGCGCACACGGCACGGACGCCGCGACCGTGGTGGCGAGGCTCGCCATCACCGCCCGCACGACCTTGGGACCGCGCTCCGCGAGCGCCGCACCGAGCGGTCTCCCGAGCGCCACGAGGCCGAGCGTGGCCCCGGCCGACAGCACGAACGACACGTCGTACGCGGCCAGAGGATCCACGAGCGCCACGAGCACGATCGACACCCCGAGCGCGCGGAGAGGGCGCACACGCCGGCCGAGCGCGACGGCGCCGAGCGCCACCGAGAGCATGCACGCGGCGCGCACGGCCGAACCGCTCGAACCCGAAAAATCACAATAGATCCAACAGAATACGACACCCACGAACGACGCGACGCGCACGGGTGGGGCACGGAGCGCGAGCCACCTCACGCGCGCGAGGAGGGCCGCGAGCACGCCGACGAGACCGTTCACGGCGACCACGAGGTGCATGCCCGACACGGCGAGCAGGTGCGAGAGGCCGCTCTCTCGAAAGTCGCGCGCGTCGTCGCCGTCGAGGTCGGACTCGCCGAGAACGAGGGCCCGCGCGAGCCCGTTCGCGCCCGCTGGGAACGTCGCGTCGATGCGCGCGCGCACGTGAGCCCGCGCGGCGTCGATGTGTGCCCCGAGCCCGCGACCACGCGACACACGAAGCACGTCGGCCGCGCCTCCGGAGAGCACGACGAGCCCACGCGCGGACCCCGGCTCGTCGTCTCCCAGCTCGGGCACGGCGAAGCGCTGAGGAGGTCCGAGGCTCGCGACGAACGACACGCGGTCGCCTCGGCCGAGCGCCGCGCCCTCCCCTTCTCCCTCCGCGTCGGCGTAGAGCACGACCCGGCCCACGAGCGGTCGGAGCGACGAGCCCGCGGGGTCGGCCGCGTCGCACGCGAGGCGCACCTCGTCGAGCACGAGCCTCGTGGCCGCGGCGCGGCGCGTGGGAGAGACGGCGACCACGCCTTCGCCTTCGCACGGGAGAAGACGAGGTTTGCCGGGGGGCGCGGTGGGCACCTGCGCGGCGGCGGCGCGGGCGTCGACGATGGCGACGTGTGCGCGCGCGGCTCCGAGCGCCGTGGCGAGCACGAGCCCGAGCGCGAGCCCCGCCCTGCCCCGCCACGCGACGAGGGCCGCGGCGAGCACGACGACACACGCGACGACCGGCAGCGGGCCACGCGCGACGCACACGGCGCCCGCCGCGAGCGCCACGCCGAGGAGGAGAGCCGCGTCCATGGGAGGCGCCTTCGCATCGCGCGTGCCAGCGTGATTTCGCGAGGATTTACGGGGTTTCGACGCGACGGCGCCTGGCCTGGCCACCTTTGGGGGTGGCCCGGGCCACCCGTGAGATTCGGGGAGATCTCACCGACGTTACGAGGCGAGATCTCACCGACGGGGGCGAGATCTCACCGACGTTGACGCCAACCCCGCGAAACCTGGTGCGAGCACTCGACCCAAGAGCTCGGCGAGATCTCACCGACGTTGACGCCAACTCCGCGAAACCTGGTGCGAGATCTCACCGACGTTGACGCCAACTCCGCGAAACCTGGTGCGAGCCCTCACCGCGACCACCGCGCCGTCATCACCTCGACGGTCGGCTGCACGAGGGACGCCGCAGCCTGAGGCCCGGGCCCGGTCACGAGCTCGATGTCGCCCTTTCGGGCCCTCACGACCCGCGCCATGTTCGCGATGTCCGAGACCACCGAGGTCGAGGCCCCCGCCTCCGAGAGCACCTTGTGGGTGTTCACGTCGAAGGTAAACTGGATTTCCTTTCGCTCCGTCAGACCGACGTAGCTCTCGAAGGGGGGAAGCGAGGCGGTCGCTACGCCTTTGGCGAGCGGCTCGTCCGCCCCACCGACGCGAACCGTCACCGCGGCGAAGAGGGTCGGCCCATGGCAGATGGCCACCACGGGCAGCTTCTCGGCGAGGGCTCGGCTCATGAACGTGGCGACGTGCGGGTTGGCCGTGAGCCTTGCGCCCGACGGCGCCGCGCTCGAAGGCATGGCGACGGCCACGTCTTCGTTGAAACCGAGCCCACCGGCGAGATACACCGCGCCATACCGGCTCGCGTCGAGCGTCTCGGCCCCCGCCGCGCGACCGAGAATGTCGGCCGCCGCGCGCCCCGTCGGCCCCGCCGGGTCGAGGTCGGGTGGGCAGCCGAACCCGAGGGCGACCGTCTTCTTGGAGACCGAGAGGCTATCGCGCTGGAACGCAACCGGGCGCCCATCTGGCGTGAAGACCTGCAAAACGTAGCCCTTCGCGAGCATCGGCACGGCCCATCCCATGAGCTCCTGCCACTGCGCCCCATGCGAGCTCGCGATCACCGCGACCGAGCGCTCCCGAGGTGCCGAGGGGGTGAGGTCGGGCTTCGGGAGCTTCTCTTCGATCGTTCGGAGCCCCGCGTCGAGCCCGAGGCCGGGGCTCCGCGCGCTCCACACCCGCTCGAGGTGCCCACGCTCGAGCGCGTCGAGGGAGCGGTCGTTCGCCTTGGCGCGCACGGGCGCGTCCCAGAGGCCCATGCGCGGGAGCATCGCGAAGTACGTCGTGCGGTCCTTCGCCGTGAGCGCCGACGTCCGCGCGCGCGACAGCATGTCGACGAGCACCGAAACGTCCGCCTCCATGCGGGCGCCCACGAGCGACGCCACGAGCTCGGCCTCCTCGGCACGATCGAGCCGGACCAAGGGGCGAAACAGGCCGTCGCTTCGGATCGTGATCTCCGGATCCTCGTCGTAGAGCCGAATGTAGGCTGCACGTATCGCGTCGACCTCGTCGACCGAGAGGCCATCGAGGAGCCTTTTGGCCCCGGCGGTGCGCGCCGCGCGTTGCCCCGGGAATCGGTTCGTCGCGATCGACCGGAGCGCCTTCGCCATGCGCCCGGGGTCCTTCGAGGCGCGAGCCGCGTCGATCGATGCGGTCGAGATGGCGGACAGGTCGTCGTCGGCGGTCGCCTCGGGCGAATCGGCCTCGGCTCCGCATCCAGCTCCCGCGCTCACGAGGGCGAGCGCCAACATCCCGCGAAAGGCTACCGTCCCGAATTTCATCCGTTCCTCCCAATTTTCCGGCGCGGGCGCGATGTGCGTCAGCGTCGGGAAAAGGATGGCGATGAAGGACCGACACGCCACGGGCGCCACGCGACAAACGAGGGGCCTCTCACGACTCGCGGCGCTGCCAACGGTCCTTGGCGCGACGGAAGCTCTTGGGATCGGCGAACCCGAGCAGGAAGGCGGCCTCTTTCATGCTGAGGCCCGGTCGCGTCGCGACGCGCTCGGCGACGCTCCGTCGCACGGCGTCGACCACCTCTTGGAACGTCTTCGAGCGCGAGCGAAGGCGCCGCTGGAGCGTGCGAACGCCGACCCCGAGCTCGCGCGCCATACGCTCGATGGTGACCGTGCCCGAAGGGAGCGCGGAGACGATCGCGACCTCGAGAGCGGCGAGCAGGTCGTCTCCCCGTGGCAGGCGCTCGAGGAGGTGCTCGGCGCTCGGCACGAGGTACCGCTCGAGGGCCGGATCGTGCGGCAAGAGCCGGACCTCGAGGTTCTCCGAGAGAGCCCTCGCGAAGCGCACCCCGAGCAGCGGATCGGCGTGCTCGGCCGTGAGCTCCTCCCACAGGGCACACGCCGTCCCGTGGGAGAGGCGGGCGTCGGCGGCGAGGAGCGCGTCGAGCATCACGCCGTGCCGGGCGAGGACGGCCCTACGTTCGTCCGCGCTCGCGAGCTCGCGTTCGAGGAGCGCGACGGTCCACCGTGCGAGCATCGTGCCGTCTTCCGGAGGCAAAGGGGTCGGCGCGGCGGGCACGGGGCGCAGTATTCGTCCGGGGACGGCGCCGCACAAGCTCCGCGGACCTCTTCACGGAGGCGCGGGGCTCCCCTTACCGCGGCGTCGGGGGCGAAAAAAAACCGATGCCGCAGCGCGAAAGGCCACGGTTCTCGTTGGAAAAGCGCCACGGTCGTGAGATCGTTAGAGGGCCCGTGGGAGCCCCATGAGTCAGAGGTTCGTTCGCTGCCCGCACTGCGGAACCCCGCATGATGCGCGTGCGGTCGTGTGCCCGACCACGGGCCGACGCATGCGCGTGGACGGCCGTGGCGACGCCCCTCGCAAGTCCCGCAGCAGCGCGCCCCCCGCGTTCACCGCCAGCGCGCCGGCGAGCATCCAGCCCTTGACGCACGACGAGGACGAAGCGCCGCTCATCGGCCAGGTGCTCGGGAACCGCTACAAAATCCTGTCGATCCTCGGCTCGGGTGGCATGGGCATGGTCTACGAGGCCGAGCACCTCGGGCTCGAGCGCCAGGTCGCCGTGAAGGTGCTGAACCCGGTCCAGGCCAAGAAGAAGAACACCGTGAAGCGCTTCCAACAGGAGGCGCGCGCGGCGGGTGGCATCGGGCACCCGAACATCTGCGAGGTCTACGACATGGGCTGGCTCGAGGACGGCTGCCCGTACCTCGTCATGGAGCGGCTCCACGGCCAGACGCTCGCCGATCGCATCAAAAAAGCGGGGAATCTGCCCTTCCCCGAGATCGTCGAGGT includes these proteins:
- a CDS encoding helix-turn-helix domain-containing protein, with the protein product MLARWTVALLERELASADERRAVLARHGVMLDALLAADARLSHGTACALWEELTAEHADPLLGVRFARALSENLEVRLLPHDPALERYLVPSAEHLLERLPRGDDLLAALEVAIVSALPSGTVTIERMARELGVGVRTLQRRLRSRSKTFQEVVDAVRRSVAERVATRPGLSMKEAAFLLGFADPKSFRRAKDRWQRRES
- the add gene encoding adenosine deaminase, whose amino-acid sequence is MTKTLSLELIEKLPKTDLHVHLDGSLRLSTILELADKEKIVLPASDEDGLRKAMNLGRNCGSLVEYLKAFDVTLRVMQTADALTRIAYELAEDAARENVRYMEVRYAPMLHTQRGLKLTAVVEAVLEGLRAAQERFGIESAVIICGIRNVSPESSLEMAELAVAYKGRGVVGFDLAGAEYDNPAKHHRTAFQLVRDNNINVTIHAGEAYGPESIAQAIHVCGAHRIGHGCRLRENGDLLHYVNDHRIALECCPSSNVQTGAIRDLPSHPLKLYKALGLRVTVNTDNRLVTDTTVSKELYLCHTHLGFTLEDLKAIVLSGFKSAFLPFHVKQQYLRKVSDELRLFTDDGILAPPPGSPSSRHLIEAAPSGPAIAKA
- a CDS encoding DUF1565 domain-containing protein, which encodes MSPSGDDGNAGTKEKPLKTIGKALQSGRGRVVVCEGEFSGSLDITTAVEIYGGISCDFKKAGAKPKVLASKPGYGIKVEKVAGAVILADLDVVGMNAAAPSESSVGVFVTESANVKLLRSRVEAGDGADAPAARDGSFTLAARAPDGQMAVANTGGAAGDTGACPGGGSSKGGKGGDIGLEGQDGMPRPPGGAKGPATADCAVTGTGFGGTPGTPGMDRAGQPRSPP
- a CDS encoding DUF559 domain-containing protein — translated: MRFLFPSLRHERNFLTPCAQHSRRHPTASERILWEALRGRRLGVKFRRQVVLGATIVDFFAPEPRLVVEVDGTSHVGREWRDRERDAYLARYGVRVLRVKAWHVERALPAVLVRIRAALG
- a CDS encoding DNA internalization-related competence protein ComEC/Rec2 — encoded protein: MDAALLLGVALAAGAVCVARGPLPVVACVVVLAAALVAWRGRAGLALGLVLATALGAARAHVAIVDARAAAAQVPTAPPGKPRLLPCEGEGVVAVSPTRRAAATRLVLDEVRLACDAADPAGSSLRPLVGRVVLYADAEGEGEGAALGRGDRVSFVASLGPPQRFAVPELGDDEPGSARGLVVLSGGAADVLRVSRGRGLGAHIDAARAHVRARIDATFPAGANGLARALVLGESDLDGDDARDFRESGLSHLLAVSGMHLVVAVNGLVGVLAALLARVRWLALRAPPVRVASFVGVVFCWIYCDFSGSSGSAVRAACMLSVALGAVALGRRVRPLRALGVSIVLVALVDPLAAYDVSFVLSAGATLGLVALGRPLGAALAERGPKVVRAVMASLATTVAASVPCAPILLRMGPAISLGGLVANLVAVPVGEVAALPLCLGHALLSPLPAAERGAALAGGGALVVVRALAHATASSRLGRIALPRPTDAELGAVAAVWLLVGLWPRANDAVVAPRLRSVALVGAVLVGLVSEVVARRQGAPVGVLRVTFVDVGQGDAALVDLPSGDAVLIDAGGLVGSPTNPGERVLAPLLRARRRDRLAAVVISHPHPDHFLGLAEATAGLRVDEAWDTGEVESSEPSASPFGPHVYAATLSALRARGTIVRRPPSLCGKHDVGGAIFEVLAPCPGPSSARGTNDNSFVLRITYGARSVLFVGDAEHTTEEDLVKREATRASLRADVLKVGHHGSRSSSTPAFVDAVAPSHVVVSCGVRNRYGHPHVQTLATFAARPLAVHRTDLEGTVVFETDGDRFSVRGSR